In bacterium, the sequence CAGTTTAAAAGAATTGGAAAGATTAAAATTTCCCGTGATGAAAGCGCACCGTGTGTGCAAGGATATTCATCAGGTTTTCGATTTTTGTAAAGAATGGGAAGAAAAAAGGGACACATTACCGTTTGATATTGACGGGGTTGTTATAAAAGTGAATAATATTAGGCAGCAGGAAACGCTCGGGGCCACGGCCAAATCGCCCCGCTGGGCAATTGCATATAAATTCAAGGCGCAGCAGGCGAGCACCAAAGTCCTCGGAATTACATTGCAGGTCGGACGAACAGGCGTGGTGAGCCCGGTAGCAGAACTCGAACCGGTGTTTTTGGCGGGATCGACCATCAGCCGCGTAACATTGCACAACGAAGATTTTATTCGGGAAAAAGATATTCGCGTGGGAGACTTGGTTGTAATTGAAAAGGGCGGAGATGTCATACCGAAGATTTCGAAAGTCATGTTAGAGAAAAGGGCGTCGTCATCCAAACAATTCACTTTCCCGAAGAAATGTCCGGTCTGTAATTCCGAAATCATTAAAACCGAAGGAGAGGCTGCATGGCGGTGTGAAAATATGACTTGCGATGCGCAGATAAAAAAACGCATTGAACATTTTTGTTCACGTGACGCGATGGATATAGAGAATTTAGGAGAGGCTGTCGTGGCGCAATTGGTTGATCGGCATTTGATCAGAGATGTAGCCGATCTGTATTTACTCCGATGGGAGCCGTTAATTGATCTTGAGCGTATGGGACAGAAAAGCGCATCGAATTTGATAAATGGGATTGAAAAAAGTAAACATCAATCACTTGAAAAACTGATTTACGCTCTCGGCATACGTTTTGTTGGCGAAGAATCCGCAAAAGACCTTGCAAAACATTTTAAGGTTTTAGACAAGTTAATGAGTGCGAATACCGATGTGCTGCTTCAGATTCAAGGAATAGGCGAGCGGACAGCCAACAGCGTGGTGCAGTTCTTTAAAAATCCGAAAAACATCGCCGTTATCCAAAAATTGATGAGCGCAGGCGTCAATACAAAACTAACCAGTTCATCGGCGAAGCATGTACCACAGATATTCTCAGGAAAAACCTTTGTTTTGACCGGTACTTTGCCGACACATTCAAGAGACGCGGTAAAAAAAATGATTGAAGAACGTGGCGGCAAAACATCCGGAAGCGTAAGTAAAAAAACGGATTTTGTGTTAGCCGGTGAACAAGCGGGATCTAAATTAGCAAAGGCAAGAGAACTTGGAATTGGCGTCATAGACGAAAACGAATTCATCAAAATGATTGAGAACGCATGAGACCACGTTTTATTTATTATGCTATTTTGTTTCTTCTGTCTTTGGTCGTCATGGGATCTCTGGCCATGTCATCCGGCTTAAACCGTGAGGGAACGATCGAATTGGACAGCATGATCTATGGTACTGCGCCTAAGCCGTTCGTTTATAGGCAACTGATGCCGGTCGCAGTTCGGCTAACGGTACAGGCCATTCCTTCAGACGTGCGAAATGCAATGATCGAAAGAGCGTCGAAGAGTTCGACTATCGCCCGCATTATGTCGCGTCTAAAATTGTCCAGTGACTTGTTTGTTGACTATGCTGTTTCGGTCTTTTTTATCTATGTATCACTCTGGGGATTTCTCCTTTCTTTTCGAGTCCTGATTGACAGATTATATGAAACAAGTCTTTTTTTTGCTGATGCAGTTACGGTGGCCGCATTGGTAGGAATTCCGGCATTTTTCAGTTTCAGCTATATCTATGATATTCCTACGCTGTTTCTATTTACACTCGGTTTAGGGATTATGATAACAAGGCAGTGGGGTTTATATTTGTTTTTCTTTTTTATTGGATGCTGGTCAAAAGAAACGATGATCCTTCTGATAATGGTTTTTGTCATTCATTTTTACTTCAATACGGAAATGGATCGACGTCTTAGGAAGAAATTGCTGGCGGCTCAAATCGGCATTTTTATATCAGTCAAGATTATTTTGGAGATTGTATTTTATCAGAACCCGGGTGGTTTAATTGAATTTCATTTTATTCATAACATACTTTTCGGCTATCATTACTATTTGACTACATTTCTGTCCTGGATCGTTTTAGCATTATTGCTTTTTTATAAGTGGAAAGAAAAACCCGCATTTCTTAAGAATGCTTTATGGATCGGTGCTCCTTTATTTGTTCTAACCTTATTTCTAGGTTTTCTGTATGAAATACGCGATTACGGCGAAGTATATCCTGTATTGATCGGATTAACCGCGCATAGTGTAGCGGCTATTTTAAATATCCCATGCTTACCTAAGGAAAATATATGACACCTCTTAAATGGCACGTTATGGTCGCTTTTACCTTTTGTGTTTTCATGCTTATTTCTCCGGTGCAACGGAACGATAACAAAATCGGCGTCGCGTTGAAAGATCGGCTGTCAAAAATGTCTTCTGACGAGAAAGAACTTGTTTGGGTTTATTTCAAAGACAAGGGAGCGGATATTAATCTGAAAAAAAATCGTGCGTTTCAAACACTGTCAGGTAAAACCCTTAAACGCCGCGCAAAAGTGCGGAGCTCCGATAATCTTGTTGATGAAAGAGATATTCCGGTTTCTCAGAATTATTGCAAAGCAATTGAAGAAAACGGTATCGCAATTCGTAATACATCCAAATGGTTTAACGCAGTGAGCGCTTGGGCTACGCGGGAACAAATTGAAGTTCTGAATAATTTAGATTTTGTAATTAAAATCGATCCCGTAGCGCGATTCCAAAAAAAGAAGGACATCGATGAAAGTGAATCTGTTGAACTGACGCGCGTATTAAATAAAAAGTTGTCGTCCGGGTTTGATTCTTTGTTTTATGGGTACAGTTATTCACAGCTCAAGCAGATTAATGTCCCCGAAATGCATCAACTAGGTTTTTTCGGGCAGGGAGTCACTATCGCGGTTTTTGACGCAGGCTTTAATAATTTAGCGCATGAAGCATTCGACAACATGCAAATCATAGCTAAATGGGATTTTGTGAATAACGATGGGGGAGTCGGAGATAGTGCCGATATGGGGGAAGGATCACATGGTACGAATACGCTTTCGGTTGTTGGCGGATTTAAACAAGGTAAATTGATCGGACCAGCATATCGCGCTGAATATATTCTGGCAAAAACAGAAAACACTGATAGTGAAACGCCATTCGAAGAGGATAATTGGATAGCCGCGATGGAATGGGCGGAAGGTCTTGGCGCTGATATTATAAGCAGTTCATTGGGGTATATTAATTTTGATTCATCCGGTGCGCTGACCTATGACAAAAGCGTATACAATTGGACATGGATGACTGGAGATTCGACGAGGATCACCAAGGCGGCCAATATCGGCGTGGGTATGGGCCTCGTGGTTGTAAATTCCGCTGGAAATGAATATGCCAATATTTCACACAATACGTTAGGTGCGCCCGCGGATGGCGATAGCGTCATAGCTGTTGGCGCGGTCGATGCGTCCGGAATAAGGGCCGTTTTTAGTTCCGTTGGGCCGACAACGCGCGGGCAGATAAAACCGGACGTAATGGCAATGGGCTACGCGGTGAGTATGGCCAGCGCGACCAATACTACCGGGTATGTATTAAACCCGGGAACTTCTTTTGCCTGTCCCCTGACGGCAGGCGTATGCGCTTTGATGTTATCCGCTCATCCGGGACTAACTCCGGCGCAAGTGCGATGGGCGTTGAAAATGACAGCCGATAATGCAGGCAGCCCTAATAACCTTTACGGATACGGTATTATCAACGCTTTGGCGGCATCCAATTATTTTGGGATTACCGGAATACCGGATACAACAAATACGCCGGATCAGTATTTTCTTTATCAGAATGCGTCAAATCCATTTGGCGATGAAACCTTCATAAAGTATGATGTAGCCAAAGCCGGTAACGTGCGAATTACAGTCTATAATATTTTGGGTCAACAGGTGAAAACGTTAATTAATCGGCACCATTCGGTTCAAAGCGGATACACAGTCATGTGGGACGGAAAGGATGCTCAAGGGAACGCAGTTTCATCCGGTATGTATTTTTACCGGCTGGAAGGAAATAAATTCTCAAAAACAAAAAAAATGCTTTTAGTAAGATAATTTTAGCTGCAACCGTATTCGGGGGGAGTGAAAACTTCTTTCTTTGAATAGACGGTTTTTCCATTAACCTCGTACTCGCCTTTTACCAGTACTCTGTACCAACGCCGTAGCGCTTCTACAAGAATAATCACCGCGCATGTCATGATGATCACGGTCATGCTGATATTGATATAGCCCTGAACGGCCATTTGCGGGTTCTCCGTCAATGGAAGAAAATTGTCCGTTATGTTTAACCAACACGCAGTCAGAGTGGTTGTCGCAACAAAAACAAGCGGTACGAGCGTTATCCAAACGTATTTCTTCTTACCTGAATTTAATATTGCGCTGGTTGCAACTGCCAGTGCCACGCTGGCGAGCAATTGATTAGCCGTGCCGAACATAGGCCAGATGGTACTGATACTGCCTGTCCATATAAAATACCCCCAGCCAACAACCACCAGAGCAGACGAAATCAAGGCGCCCGGCAGCCAATCTGTTCTGTCAAACGGTTTCCAGATCCGCCCACCGAATTCCTGCACCAAAAAACGTGACACACGTGTTCCGGTGTCGATGGTCGTTAGAATAAACAAAGCCTCAAACATAATGGCGTAGTGATACCAATATGAAATCAGGTGTGAAAATCCCGGAATGGCTCCGAATATCTGAGCAAATCCTACGGCGAGTGAAACGGCGCCTCCGGGCCGGCCGGCAAGCGATTCGCCGATTTCCTTTGAAAGCACATCGAGGCTCACAATATCCAGGCCTAGCGTTTTGAATTTTTCCGGCGTGACATTGATCGCGAAATAGTCGGCTGGAAAGAGGGAACATGATGCGATCAGCGCAACAATACCGACAAGACCCTCCATCAGCATGGCGCCGTAACCAATAAAACGAGCATCCGTTTCTTTGTTTATCATCTTCGGTGTGGTGCCGGATGCAACTAACGCATGAAATCCGGAAATTGCGCCGCAGGCAATAGTGATAAAAACGAACGGAAATATTTTTCCGGGAATGATCGGCCCGCCGCCGTCAACAAATTCAGTAAAAGCCGGCATTTTTAAATCGGGATGAACGATAAAAACACCCAGAACCAGAGCCGCAATGGTTCCTATTTTCATATATGAACTCAAATAATCGCGCGGGCACAATAACAGCCAAACAGGTAATACCGAAGCAATAAAACCGTACACTGCGATGGAAATAATAATGCCTTCGCGTGACAATGTAAAATACGGTTCCAAAAAAGACCCCGGAATCCAACTCCCGGCGATGACCGCAAAAAAAACACCGATGACACCTATAACGCTTGCTTCGCCGATTCGTCCCGGTCGAATCCTGTACATCCACAAACCGACAAATAGCGCGATCGGAATAGTTAATGCGATCGTGAATGTTCCCCATGAACTCTCGCGCAATGCATTGACCACGGCTAAGCCCAATCCTGCTAAAGCGATAACAATGATAATAAGTATGGCGATCGAGCCGATCAGCCCGGCCAAAGGGCTTATTTCATAACGGGCAATTTCAGCAAGCGATTTTCCTTTACGGCGAACGGAAGCGGCTAAGATGACAAAATCCTGGACGGCCCCGCCTAGGCATACCCCGATCAATAACCACAAATATCCAGGGAGAAATCCAAACTGGGTTGCCAATACCGGTCCGATCAAAGGGCCTGCACCGGAGATTGCGGCAAAATGATGGCCAAACAGAACCCATTTCGAAGTCGGATGATAATTTTGACCGTCATTCATAGTATGCGCCGGCGTTTCGCAGGCGTCATTGAGAGCAACAACTTTAGACGCGATAAAAGCGCTGTAATATCTGTAGGCAATAGCCATAACCAGCAATGCAACAAGCAGCAATGGAAATGCATTCATACATTAACTCCGTATGGAAATTTGAGGCGGCATGAACGGGTTTTGGTCGGTCAATATAATTGGCATAACTTTGAATATCAATGGTCAGTTGCTTCTTCGTCCATGTAATCCCATGTTGATTCATGTTGATTTTTTTTGTATCATTTCCAAAGCACGGGCGTATAAACCGGCTGGCAGCACACGACCTGGCTAAAATTTAGAAAATTCTTAATATGAATAACTTTTCTAAAAACATCTATAGTCTACCTGTATTTGTCCTGCTCATCACAGTGTTATTTGCTGATTT encodes:
- the ligA gene encoding NAD-dependent DNA ligase LigA, whose amino-acid sequence is MNSKLNDRVKSLRALIDQHDYKYYVLNRPDISDEKYDQLLKELVGLESKHPELITRDSPTQRVGSDLTKNFPTVPHIQPMMSLSNTYSKEELVEFDLRVGEVLEGHKYEYVCELKFDGVAISLIYEGGYLVRGVTRGDGEKGEDVTVNIKTIRSIPLSMENKTRLEVRGEVLMYREDFMVMNQRRTESGEAAFANPRNSSAGTLKIQDPKEVAGRPLKFFSYYLRNLDPSANFKSHFDSLKELERLKFPVMKAHRVCKDIHQVFDFCKEWEEKRDTLPFDIDGVVIKVNNIRQQETLGATAKSPRWAIAYKFKAQQASTKVLGITLQVGRTGVVSPVAELEPVFLAGSTISRVTLHNEDFIREKDIRVGDLVVIEKGGDVIPKISKVMLEKRASSSKQFTFPKKCPVCNSEIIKTEGEAAWRCENMTCDAQIKKRIEHFCSRDAMDIENLGEAVVAQLVDRHLIRDVADLYLLRWEPLIDLERMGQKSASNLINGIEKSKHQSLEKLIYALGIRFVGEESAKDLAKHFKVLDKLMSANTDVLLQIQGIGERTANSVVQFFKNPKNIAVIQKLMSAGVNTKLTSSSAKHVPQIFSGKTFVLTGTLPTHSRDAVKKMIEERGGKTSGSVSKKTDFVLAGEQAGSKLAKARELGIGVIDENEFIKMIENA
- a CDS encoding S8 family serine peptidase, which codes for MTPLKWHVMVAFTFCVFMLISPVQRNDNKIGVALKDRLSKMSSDEKELVWVYFKDKGADINLKKNRAFQTLSGKTLKRRAKVRSSDNLVDERDIPVSQNYCKAIEENGIAIRNTSKWFNAVSAWATREQIEVLNNLDFVIKIDPVARFQKKKDIDESESVELTRVLNKKLSSGFDSLFYGYSYSQLKQINVPEMHQLGFFGQGVTIAVFDAGFNNLAHEAFDNMQIIAKWDFVNNDGGVGDSADMGEGSHGTNTLSVVGGFKQGKLIGPAYRAEYILAKTENTDSETPFEEDNWIAAMEWAEGLGADIISSSLGYINFDSSGALTYDKSVYNWTWMTGDSTRITKAANIGVGMGLVVVNSAGNEYANISHNTLGAPADGDSVIAVGAVDASGIRAVFSSVGPTTRGQIKPDVMAMGYAVSMASATNTTGYVLNPGTSFACPLTAGVCALMLSAHPGLTPAQVRWALKMTADNAGSPNNLYGYGIINALAASNYFGITGIPDTTNTPDQYFLYQNASNPFGDETFIKYDVAKAGNVRITVYNILGQQVKTLINRHHSVQSGYTVMWDGKDAQGNAVSSGMYFYRLEGNKFSKTKKMLLVR
- a CDS encoding carbon starvation protein A, with translation MNAFPLLLVALLVMAIAYRYYSAFIASKVVALNDACETPAHTMNDGQNYHPTSKWVLFGHHFAAISGAGPLIGPVLATQFGFLPGYLWLLIGVCLGGAVQDFVILAASVRRKGKSLAEIARYEISPLAGLIGSIAILIIIVIALAGLGLAVVNALRESSWGTFTIALTIPIALFVGLWMYRIRPGRIGEASVIGVIGVFFAVIAGSWIPGSFLEPYFTLSREGIIISIAVYGFIASVLPVWLLLCPRDYLSSYMKIGTIAALVLGVFIVHPDLKMPAFTEFVDGGGPIIPGKIFPFVFITIACGAISGFHALVASGTTPKMINKETDARFIGYGAMLMEGLVGIVALIASCSLFPADYFAINVTPEKFKTLGLDIVSLDVLSKEIGESLAGRPGGAVSLAVGFAQIFGAIPGFSHLISYWYHYAIMFEALFILTTIDTGTRVSRFLVQEFGGRIWKPFDRTDWLPGALISSALVVVGWGYFIWTGSISTIWPMFGTANQLLASVALAVATSAILNSGKKKYVWITLVPLVFVATTTLTACWLNITDNFLPLTENPQMAVQGYINISMTVIIMTCAVIILVEALRRWYRVLVKGEYEVNGKTVYSKKEVFTPPEYGCS